The region AGGCAACGAACACGAATCGGTGGGAGAGCTGCACGGCGAGATTCCTAGCGGCTGCTGGAAAGCACTGGCGGGTAAACCGTCAGTTTAGATACACCCACCAGCCGCCACAATCAAACGCCAGCCGAATGGCTGAAATCCCGCCAAGAATCGGAGGCCTATTCTTCGGCCACCGCGATGGCTTCGCGAATCAGCCGCTCGGCAACTTCGCGCTGCTGCGGATGAGCGAAAAGTTTCACGAGCGGCTGACCTCGTTCCACGCGCTCGCCGAGGCGGACGAGCATTTCCAAGCCGGTTGAGAAATCGACCTTGTCGCTGAGAACCTTGCGGCCACCTTTCAGTTCGATGATGGCCAGGCCGAGTTGCTCGGTATCGATCGATCGGATCTTGCCGACGCGCTCGCTGAGAACCTCGGCAGTTGGCGCCAGAGGTCGAGGGGCATCGAGATCGCCTCCTTGAGCGGCGACCATTTCGGCGAACTTGGCGAGTGCTCGGCCGCTGGTGATGTGTCCCTTCAAAATCTCTTTGGCCGCGGCAGCATCAGGCGCTCGCTGAGTGAGCAGCAGCAGTTCCACGGCGAGGAGTTCGGTGACTTCCCACAAATCGGCGGGGCCTTTGCCGACGAGGCAATCGAGCGACTCGTTCACTTCGAGTGCATTACCGCACATGCGACCGAGAGGCTGATTCATGTCAGTGACGTGGGCCACTGTTTTGACATTCATGCGCTCGCCGGTGCTGACGAGTGAATTGGCGAGAGCCCTCGCATCGGCGGCCGATTTCATGAACGCGCCGCTTCCCCACTTCACATCGAGTACGAGCGAGTTCAAACCTTCGGCGAGCTTCTTACTCATGATGCTCGCGGTGATCAATGGAATGCTCGGTACCGTGGCGGTGACGTCGCGCAGCGCGTAGAGCTTGCGATCGGCGGGGGCCAGTTCCTGGCTCGCGCCGGTGATGACGCAGCCGATGCTGTTGACGAGCGTGCCGATTTCGTCGGTGTCGAGATTGGTGCGATAACCGGGAATGGCTTCGAGCTTGTCGAGCGTGCCGCCAGTTGCGCCGAGGCCACGGCCCGAAAGCATCGGCACGCGCAGTTCGCAGCAGGCCAGCAGCGGCGCGAGAATGAGGGACGTTTTGTCGCCCACGCCGCCGGTGCTGTGCTTGTCGACGACCGGCCGGCCGTCGTCTTGCCACTGCAACACGCGGCCGCTGCCGAGCATCTCGTCGGTCAGGGCAGCTGTTTCTGCCGTAGTCATGCCGCGCAAGTAGATGGCCATCGCCAGCGCGGCCATCTGATAGTCAGGAATTTTCTCGGTGGCAAAGCCGCCGATGAAGTCAGCGATTTCG is a window of Anatilimnocola floriformis DNA encoding:
- a CDS encoding thymidine phosphorylase, encoding MNPVVTIAKKRDGRELSRAEIADFIGGFATEKIPDYQMAALAMAIYLRGMTTAETAALTDEMLGSGRVLQWQDDGRPVVDKHSTGGVGDKTSLILAPLLACCELRVPMLSGRGLGATGGTLDKLEAIPGYRTNLDTDEIGTLVNSIGCVITGASQELAPADRKLYALRDVTATVPSIPLITASIMSKKLAEGLNSLVLDVKWGSGAFMKSAADARALANSLVSTGERMNVKTVAHVTDMNQPLGRMCGNALEVNESLDCLVGKGPADLWEVTELLAVELLLLTQRAPDAAAAKEILKGHITSGRALAKFAEMVAAQGGDLDAPRPLAPTAEVLSERVGKIRSIDTEQLGLAIIELKGGRKVLSDKVDFSTGLEMLVRLGERVERGQPLVKLFAHPQQREVAERLIREAIAVAEE